In Gouania willdenowi chromosome 17, fGouWil2.1, whole genome shotgun sequence, one DNA window encodes the following:
- the chd8 gene encoding chromodomain-helicase-DNA-binding protein 8 isoform X1 — protein MADPIMDLFEDTPLFNLDALPDDSYSQGSSDPVEEALKLALGQVDSPSEPGPELTVNTGFGIPVAAPVVPDTTHVQISTQQQLMEIPQTMSIAASPSLTTTLTPAAALADNLPQIQTQTNISTSGAVLLSSPMTVSPATTTATTQHMTQITHQLTPQQLAAITQQAGGKIVILKGPQGQAQLLHTVSGTTGQTGGKVIRLVSGTPLKQGMSIVQGGAVLNQQNPGQAQIKVGAAGVQRLLQTPNGPVKQVLFTSVPQQVQTTQGQPLQVQIAQGQTQVQPQIQVHPQGQTTQIQLQPAMAQTQGGEAKRITLVLQQPSQTGAAGQQHVSQVQQIQPAQGQQQQTTTPTRLVLGQLPGGKLVLQGSQLAALTQARAAGQAGGQPKVLTIQLQVQQQPNQQGGVKYQLVSGAGGTGSPQVLQISQGQGGQRVAVPLKMLLQPQAGTATSAGGTVSVVKVINSSTAGPSGTTTTTSQAIRITKAPGESSSVRRVEILCKQEKANRIVAEAIARAKARGEKNLPRVLNQDELPSSEVSPEMVGVLGVGAGKKKSTGGGNKKKSPVGGSAILKTAGGGDKKSKLKTTVVASGGVTPGAGNKSKSKMKTNTITLVGTKKRKRNASSDHSDGELSPASPAALDDDMIMKRRSNRVVKRKKYTEDLDIKITDDEDEQEDIDVTTTAAAVASISGLPMPQVKQEIELDGDGLPSMQFFVENPSEEDAAIVDKILSVRLAKKEISHGQYTNIEEFFVKYKNYSYMHCEWATLSQLEKDKRIHQKIKRFKVKHAQMRHFFQEEEEPFNPDYVEADRILDVSHSIDKDNGEPVIYYLVKWCSLPYEDATWELKEDVDEGKVEEFSKILNRQPRLKRTPRPPATSWKKLEETREYKNGNVLREYQLEGVNWLLFNWYNRQNCILADEMGLGKTIQSIALLSEIYAAGIQSPFLVIAPLSTITNWEREFSTWTQMNAIVYHGSLASRQMIQQYEMYCKDEKEHLIPGAYKFDALITTFEMVLSDCPELREISWRCVIIDEAHRLKNRNCKLLDSLKMLDLEHKVLLTGTPLQNTVEELFSLLHFLEPAQFPSEIEFLRDFGDLKTEEQVQKLQAILKPMMLRRLKEDVEKNLAPKQETIIEVELTDVQKKYYRAILERNFSFLSLGANSNSNVPNLLNTMMELRKCCNHPYLINGAEEKIVTELRQVYDPQAPDFHLQALIRSAGKLVLLDKLLPRLKAGGHKVLIFSQMVRCLDILEDYLINKRYLYERIDGRVRGNLRQAAIDRFSKPDSDRFVFLLCTRAGGLGINLTAADTCVIFDSDWNPQNDLQAQARCHRIGQSKAVKVYRLITRNSYEREMLDKASLKLGLDRAVLQSMSGNKDSSVNGIQQFSKKEIEDLLRKGAYAAIMDENDEGSRFCEEDIDQILQRRATTITIESEGKGSTFSKASFVASENRNDIALDDPEFWEKWAKKADIDMDTVNRKNTLVIDTPRVRKQTRQFSTLRGEGGGLSDLESDDEYPPANSRHSRSSRRADRHSGGGYGRTDCFRVEKHLLVYGWGRWRDILSHARCKRRLSERDVETICRVILVFCLIHYRGDENIKSFIWELITPPENGREPQTLLNHSGLSIPVPRGRKGKRVKTQSTFDIQKVEWIRKYNPDTLLLDDSYRKHLKHQCNKVLLRVRMLYYLKQEVIGEHAATVLNGADIRDVDIWMPELEQQEVPTRWWDTVADRSLLAGVFKHGYEMYTTMRADPCLCFLERAGRPDDKAIDAEQQTADGEIGEDTEYDKYSEDPEFKPASRQTKDLFEEPDSINVDCELSVDDKAGPLITESLSIQSVGGDWPSGSSLTARLRRLITAFQRSYRQEQLKIEAEAKGDRRRRRCEQASKLKEIARQERQQRWTRREESDFYRVVSTFGVEKIKKEPGLPEGTPEFDWTRFRTFARLDKKTDESLSRYFRSFVSMCRRVCHLRPGHDDPPESTQMVAPITEERASRTLYRISLLRRLRERVLPHPCLEERLPLAPYTSELPAWWSLPDHDRQLMLAASVHGVSRTELSIFPDTQFSFTQARDEFIQTQQSRPPPPPPPPQPVQYVMVNQSRTDDLLGVKEEGVDESARLLGGELGVDLQSTPLSHHDDKMHSQAWDFKRSREGGERRKADGASDSDSDSDSGSSSSGRSGSSDDSSEDEGERSMKVNDVEEDNSLLSMTASQDGLPPPDPLRVDWPKDRVLINRLDSLCTLIVTGQWPTGRRYVPEAQLFSNSEAMGDDLSYAGVIRKPSVMPGVEGEDGEFTVKLLKEEGLKLTFSKQALIPNGSSGESSSRKKRKVQDLLDHDGLDPLDRIPRRRDLPTWLKENPEYEVEGDMLELLVNRSKRKRKRRADKPLTGNEKVKLINMRTGKKVGAAFCPMLQDLREYLEENHDCAVAPDWSETVRNSGFLPEILFHRLLTDHSEIPKKSRRRHHHHHHHHHHHHHLLHHTPEATPEEPTLDGVEEETLVSDGAYMMDEEELEASHHFLSPDFGVKLGGNDSLSQGDYDSSDQEALLDDVILAQKDSDSSSSSED, from the exons ATGGCAGACCCTATTATGGACCTTTTTGAGGACACACCTCTTTTTAACCTGGACGCATTGCCAGATGACTCTTACTCTCAGGGCTCTTCAGACCCTGTGGAGGAAGCGCTGAAGCTGGCCCTGGGTCAGGTCGATTCACCCTCCGAGCCTGGCCCAGAACTCACAGTTAACACGGGCTTCGGCATCCCTGTAGCAGCACCTGTCGTCCCGGACACTACCCATGTTCAAATCTCCACGCAGCAGCAGCTAATGGAGATCCCTCAGACTATGTCCATAGCAGCATCTCCTTCCCTCACCACAACGCTCACTCCTGCCGCTGCTCTTGCTGATAATTTACCTCAGATTCAAACCCAGACCAACATCAGCACGAGCGGAGCTGTTCTGCTAAGCTCACCGATGACTGTTTCTCCAGCCACCACCACTGCCACCACACAGCATATGACACAGATAACACACCAGCTCACTCCACAGCAGCTAGCTGCCATCACGCAGCAGGCCGGCGGTAAAATTGTCATCCTCAAAGGGCCGCAGGGCCAAGCCCAGTTGCTCCACACTGTATCGGGGACCACTGGCCAGACCGGCGGAAAGGTCATTCGCTTGGTGTCTGGCACTCCTCTCAAACAAGGAATGTCCATAGTGCAGGGTGGAGCCGTCCTGAACCAACAGAACCCAGGACAAGCTCAAATCAAGGTGGGTGCTGCTGGAGTGCAGAGGCTGCTGCAGACGCCCAACGGGCCAGTCAAACAAGTGTTGTTCACTTCCGTGCCCCAGCAGGTCCAGACGACGCAAGGCCAGCCTCTTCAAGTGCAGATAGCTCAAGGCCAGACCCAAGTCCAACCTCAGATTCAAGTTCACCCGCAAGGACAGACAACACAGATCCAGCTGCAGCCAGCAATGGCACAAACACAG GGTGGTGAAGCAAAGCGCATCACGTTGGTTCTTCAACAGCCCTCTCAAACCGGGGCTGCAGGCCAGCAGCATGTGTCACAGGTACAACAGATTCAACctgcacaaggccagcagcagCAAACCACGACCCCGACCAGACTAGTGCTGGGTCAGCTCCCTGGTGGCAAACTGGTTCTTCAGGGAAGCCAGCTAGCAGCTCTGACCCAGGCTCGGGCTGCAGGCCAGGCTGGAGGTCAACCTAAAGTCCTCACTATTCAGCTGCAGGTGCAGCAGCAACCCAATCAGCAAGGAGGAGTGAAG TATCAGCTGGTGTCAGGAGCTGGTGGTACTGGCAGCCCTCAGGTTTTGCAGATATCCCAGGGACAAGGGGGGCAGAGAGTTGCAGTTCCACTCAAAATGCTTCTACAACCACAG GCAGGCACAGCTACGTCTGCTGGTGGCACCGTCTCTGTGGTGAAGGTCATCAACTCTTCAACAGCCGGTCCCTCTGGTACGACCACCACTACGTCTCAGGCCATACGCATCACAAAAGCCCCTGGAGAGTCTTCCTCTGTGCGTCGGGTGGAGATTCTTTGCAAGCAAGAAAAGGCTAACCGTATCGTGGCTGAGGCCATAGCTCGGGCCAAAGCGCGAGGTGAGAAGAACTTACCCCGAGTCCTCAACCAGGATGAACTTCCAAGCTCAGAGGTGTCCCCGGAAATGGTGGGTGTGTTGGGTGTGGGCGCTGGCAAGAAAAAAAGCACCGGTGgaggaaacaaaaagaagaGTCCCGTCGGTGGAAGTGCAATACTCAAGACTGCAGGAGGCGGCGACaaaaagagcaaactaaagacgACTGTGGTGGCTTCAGGCGGCGTCACACCTGGAGCTGGGAACAAGAGCAAAAGCAAAATGAAGACAAA CACTATTACTCTAGTGGGAACAAAAAAACGAAAAAGAAACGCGTCCTCGGACCACTCTGATGGCGAGCTCAGCCCTGCCTCACCTGCTGCCCTGGACGATGACATGATTATG AAGAGGCGCTCCAATCGTGTGGTGAAGAGGAAGAAATACACAGAAGACCTGGATATTAAAATAACAGATGATGAGGATGAACAAGAAGACATTGATGTCACTACAACCGCGGCAGCTGTGGCCTCCATCAGTGGTCTGCCGATGCCGCAGGTGAAGCAGGAGATTGAACTGGATGGCGACGGATTACCCAGCATGCAGTTCTTTGTG gaAAATCCAAGTGAAGAGGATGCTGCAATTGTAGACAAAATACTCTCGGTGCGATTGGCCAAAAAGGAA ATCTCACATGGCCAGTACACTAATATTGAGGAATTCTTTGTGAAATACAAGAACTA TTCATACATGCACTGTGAGTGGGCAACGTTAAGTCAGCTGGAAAAAGATAAGAGAATTCATCAGAAGATCAAAAGGTTCAAGGTTAAGCACGCACAGATGAGACACTTTTTCCAGGAG GAGGAGGAGCCTTTTAACCCAGATTACGTCGAGGCAGACAGAATCCTGGATGTTTCCCACAGCATCGACAAGGACAACGGAGAG cctgTCATCTACTACTTAGTGAAGTGGTGCTCTTTGCCGTATGAAGATGCAACCTGGGAACTTAAGGAAGATGTCGATGAAGGCAAAGTTGAGGAGTTTAGCAAAATTCTAAACAGGCAACCGAGACTGAAGAGAACG CCTCGTCCACCTGCTACTTCCTGGAAAAAGCTGGAGGAAACCAGAGAGTACAAAAATGGCAACGTACTCCGAGAGTATCAGCTCGAAGGAGTCAACTGGTTGCTCTTCAACTGGTACAACAG GCAAAACTGTATCCTGGCAGATGAGATGGGTCTTGGAAAAACTATTCAATCCATTGCGTTACTGTCAGAGATTTATGCTGCTGGCATTCAGAGCCCATTCCTAGTTATTGCTCCACTTTCCACCATCACCAACTGGGAGAGAGAGTTCTCCACATGGACCCAAATGAACGCCATCGTCTACCACGGCAGCCTGGCCAGTCGGCAAATGATCCAGCAGTATGAGATGTACTGCAAAGATGAGAAG GAGCATTTGATCCCAGGTGCATATAAGTTTGATGCCCTGATCACAACCTTTGAGATGGTGTTGTCCGACTGCCCTGAGCTGAGGGAGATCTCCTGGCGTTGTGTGATCATTGATGAAGCTCATCGTCTCAAAAATCGAAACTGCAAGCTCTTAGACAGCTTGAAGATGCTCGATCTG GAACACAAAGTGTTGTTGACTGGTACTCCTCTTCAAAACACCGTGGAAGAACTTTTCAGTCTTCTTCATTTCCTGGAGCCTGCTCAGTTCCCCTCGGAAATTGAATTTCTTAGAGACTTTGGAGACTTGAAAACAGAGGAGCAG GTTCAGAAGCTACAAGCAATCTTAAAACCCATGATGCTGCGAAGGCTGAAGGAAGATGTCGAGAAAAACTTGGCACCCAAACAGGAAACCATCATCGAG GTTGAGTTGACAGATGTCCAAAAAAAGTACTACCGAGCCATCTTGGAGAGAAACTTCAGCTTCCTCAGTTTAGGGGCAAACAGCAACAGCAACGTCCCAAACCTGCTCAACACGATGATGGAGCTCCGCAAGTGTTGCAACCACCCCTACCTCATCAATG GCGCAGAGGAGAAGATCGTAACCGAGCTGCGGCAGGTGTACGATCCCCAGGCCCCCGATTTCCATTTGCAAGCCCTGATCCGGTCAGCTGGAAAGCTGGTGCTGTTGGACAAGTTGCTGCCTCGTCTAAAGGCTGGCGGCCACAAAGTGCTGATCTTCTCCCAGATGGTGCGCTGCTTAGACATTTTGGAGGACTACCTCATCAACAAGAG ATACCTTTACGAACGAATTGATGGCAGAGTGCGTGGAAATTTAAGACAGGCCGCCATCGATCGCTTCAGCAAACCCGACTCTGACCGGTTTGTCTTCCTGCTGTGTACCCGCGCTGGTGGCCTGGGTATTAACCTCACTGCTGCTGACACTTGTGTCATTTTTGACTCAGACTGGAACCCACAGAATGACTTGCAG GCTCAAGCTCGTTGTCATCGTATCGGCCAGTCAAAGGCCGTCAAAGTCTACCGTCTCATCACCAGGAATTCCTATGAGAGGGAAATGCTGGATAAAGCAAGTCTAAAGCTTGGTCTGGACCGCGCTGTCTTGCAAAGCATGAGTGGCAACAAAGACAGCAGCGTCAACGGG ATTCAGCAGTTCTCCAAGAAGGAGATTGAGGACTTGTTGAGGAAAGGAGCCTACGCCGCCATCATGGATGAAAACGACGAGGGCAGTCGATTCTGTGAGGAGGACATTGATCAGATTCTTCAGCGAAGAGCCACAACCATCACCATCGAGAGCGAGGGCAAGGGCTCCACATTCTCTAAAGCCAGCTTTGTAGCCTCGGAGAACCGAAATGACATTGCACTCGACGACCCAGAATTCTGGGAGAAGTGGGCCAAAAAAGCCGACATTGACATGGACACTGTCAATCGGAAG AACACACTCGTCATCGACACTCCCAGAGTCCGAAAGCAAACGCGTCAGTTCTCCACATTGCGGGGTGAAGGCGGAGGCTTATCAGATCTGGAAAGTGATGATGAATATCCACCTGCCAATTCTCGTCACTCACGCTCGTCTCGAAGAGCTGACCGACACAGCGGCGGAGGTTATGGTCGCACGGATTGTTTCCGGGTTGAAAAACACCTCCTCGTTTACGG TTGGGGTCGCTGGAGAGACATCTTGTCTCACGCCAGGTGTAAGCGGCGCCTGAGTGAGCGAGACGTGGAGACGATATGCCGCGTCATCCTGGTGTTTTGTTTGATTCACTATCGTGGAGACGAAAACATCAAGAGTTTCATATGGGAGCTCATCACACCACCAGAGAATGGCAGAGAGCCGCAGACACTACTCAACCACTCAG GTCTCTCCATCCCTGTCCCAAGAGGCAGGAAGGGTAAGAGGGTAAAGACGCAGAGCACGTTTGATATCCAGAAGGTGGAGTGGATCCGCAAATACAACCCTGACACTCTGCTGCTGGACGACAGCTACCGCAAACATCTCAAACACCAGTGCAACAA GGTGTTGCTGAGAGTACGCATGCTCTACTAcctaaaacaggaagtgataGGGGAACATGCCGCAACAGTCCTGAATGGAGCTGACATCAG GGATGTTGACATATGGATGCCTGAGTTGGAGCAGCAAGAGGTTCCTACCAGGTGGTGGGACACTGTAGCAGATCGCTCTTTGCTTGCCGGCGTTTTCAAACATG GTTATGAGATGTACACCACTATGCGTGCTGATCCCTGCCTTTGCTTCCTTGAGAGAGCTGGTCGACCTGATGACAAGGCCATTGATGCTGAGCAGCAAACGGCTGATGGGGAAATAGGAGAGGA CACTGAATATGATAAATACTCGGAGGATCCAGAGTTCAAGCCTGCGTCAAGGCAGACCAAAGACCTTTTTGAGGAG CCTGATTCCATTAATGTGGACTGTGAGCTGTCTGTGGACGACAAAGCGGGACCACTAATTACAGAAAGTCTTTCCATTCAGAGCGTTGGAGGTGACTGGCCCTCGGGCTCGTCGCTCACAGCTCGATTAAGGCGCCTCATCACAGCTTTCCAACGTAGCTACAGGCAGGAGCAGCTTAAGATCGAAGCCGAGGCAAAGGGCGACCGCAGGCGGAGGCGATGTGAGCAGGCCAGCAAACTGAAGGAAATCGCACGGCAGGAGCGACAGCAAAG GTGGACAAGAAGGGAAGAAAGCGACTTCTATCGAGTTGTTTCCACTTTCGGGGTGGAGAAGATTAAGAAGGAGCCTGGACTTCCCGAAGGAACCCCAGAGTTTGACTGGACACGATTCCGCACTTTCGCTCGTCTGGACAAAAAAACAGACGAGAGCCTCAGTCGATACTTTCGCTCCTTTGTCTCCATGTGCAGGAGGGTTTGCCACCTCCGACCAGGCCATGACG ATCCTCCTGAGAGCACACAGATGGTGGCCCCCATCACAGAGGAACGTGCTTCCCGGACCCTTTACCGTATTAGCCTGTTGCGTCGCCTCCGTGAGCGCGTGCTCCCTCACCCCTGTTTGGAGGAACGTCTACCTCTGGCTCCATATACCTCCGAACTGCCCGCCTGGTGGAGTTTACCGGACCACGACCGTCAGCTGATGCTCGCGGCCTCTGTGCACGGCGTCAGCAGAACAGAGCTCTCAATCTTCCCAGACACACAGTTTTCTTTCACTCAGGCCCGGGACGAGTTCATCCAGACCCAGCAGTCTCGACCGccacctccccctcccccacctcAGCCAGTACAGTATGTGATGGTCAACCAATCCAGGACTGACGACCTACTAGGAGTGAAGGAGGAAGGAGTGGATGAGAGCGCTCGGTTGCTTGGTGGTGAACTTGGGGTGGACTTGCAGAGCACTCCGTTAAGTCACCATGATGACAAAATGCACAGTCAAGCCTGGGACTTCAAGAGGAGCCGGGAAGGAGGAGAAAGAAGGAAAGCTGACGGAGCTTCAGACTCGGATTCAGATTCTGATTCAGGTTCTTCTTCCTCCGGGCGATCAGGAAGCAGTGATGACAGCAGCGAGGATGAAGGAGAACGAA GCATGAAGGTTAATGACGTGGAAGAAGACAATAGTTTACTGTCGATGACGGCGTCTCAGGACGGCCTCCCTCCTCCTGATCCTCTCAGGGTTGACTGGCCAAAG GATCGTGTGTTGATCAACCGCCTGGACAGTCTTTGTACTCTTATCGTAACGGGCCAGTGGCCCACAGGTCGGCGCTACGTGCCTGAGGCTCAGCTCTTTTCAAACTCTGAGGCAATGGGGGATGATCTTTCTTACGCAGGAGTGATCCGTAAACCCAGTGTTATGCCTGGTGTAGAGGGAGAGGATGGAGAGTTTACAGTAAAACTCCTCAAG GAGGAGGGTCTAAAGCTCACGTTCTCAAAGCAGGCTCTAATACCAAATGGGTCCAGTGGAGAGAGCAGCAGTCGCAAAAAACGCAAAGTCCAAGAT TTGTTAGACCACGATGGACTGGATCCATTGGATCGTATTCCTCGGCGCAGGGATCTTCCCACTTGGCTTAAAGAGAATCCAGAATATGAGGTGGAGGGCGACATGTTGGAG CTTCTTGTAAACAGGagtaagagaaagagaaagaggaggGCAGATAAACCCCTGACAGGCAATGAGAAGGTCAAACTCATCAACATGAGGACAGGAAAGAAG GTTGGAGCTGCTTTCTGTCCAATGCTGCAGGACCTGAGAGAATATCTAGAGGAGAATCATGACTGTGCTGTAGCACCTGATTGGTCCGAAACAGTGAGAAACTCT GGTTTTCTGCCAGAGATTCTCTTCCACAGACTGTTAACCGATCACTCTGAGATCCCCAAGAAAAGTCGCCGCcgtcatcaccaccatcaccaccaccaccaccatcatcatcaccttcttCACCACACTCCAGAGGCCACACCTGAAGAGCCCACCTTGGACGGAGTAGAGGAGGAGACTCTGGTGTCAGACGGTGCTTACATGATGGACGAGGAAGAACTGGAGGCCTCCCATCACTTCCTCAGTCCGGACTTTGGTGTTAAACTGGGAGGCAATGACAGCCTATCCCAAGGTGACTATGACAGCTCGGATCAAGAGGCGCTGTTGGATGACGTCATCCTAGCGCAGAAAGACTCTGATTCCTCATCCAGCTCAGAGGATTGA